One genomic segment of Thermodesulfobacteriota bacterium includes these proteins:
- a CDS encoding ABC transporter permease yields MGNRSRTGPPSLRGALLVWLRNAAVWRKSWRTSLVGSLGEPLFYFLGLGYGLGTLIPAVGGQPYLHYVAPGLLLTSTMYSATIEATYSTFTKLEHQKVGESMLLSPLTFADVVLGELLWAATKGLLSGTAVLALGIAWGVFPPWFGVVGLGLGAAAGLIFGCMGLVVTSLARGYDSFNYYFTLIISPMFFFSGVFYPIRGLGAWVEGIAWIFPLTHLVKAARALLHGDFGSPLWGELAWIAVFGAGVFLAARWALARRFAP; encoded by the coding sequence GTGGGAAATCGTAGCCGGACGGGGCCCCCATCCCTGCGCGGCGCGCTCCTCGTCTGGCTCCGCAACGCCGCGGTGTGGCGAAAGTCCTGGCGCACGAGCCTCGTGGGGTCGTTGGGCGAGCCCCTCTTCTACTTCCTGGGCCTGGGGTACGGGCTGGGCACCTTGATCCCCGCGGTGGGAGGCCAGCCGTACCTGCACTACGTGGCTCCGGGCCTCCTCCTCACCTCCACCATGTACAGCGCCACGATCGAAGCCACCTACAGCACGTTTACGAAGCTGGAACACCAGAAAGTGGGCGAGAGCATGCTCCTCTCGCCCCTTACGTTCGCCGATGTGGTGCTCGGCGAGCTCCTGTGGGCTGCCACCAAGGGCCTCTTGAGCGGGACCGCCGTGCTGGCGCTGGGTATTGCCTGGGGGGTGTTTCCCCCCTGGTTCGGGGTCGTCGGGCTGGGCCTTGGGGCGGCTGCGGGCCTGATCTTCGGCTGCATGGGCCTCGTCGTCACGTCCCTGGCCCGGGGATACGACTCCTTCAACTACTACTTCACGCTGATCATCTCTCCCATGTTCTTCTTTTCGGGGGTCTTCTACCCCATCCGGGGCCTGGGGGCGTGGGTGGAGGGGATCGCCTGGATCTTTCCCCTCACCCATCTGGTCAAGGCAGCCCGAGCCCTCCTCCACGGGGACTTCGGCTCTCCCCTGTGGGGCGAGCTCGCGTGGATCGCGGTGTTCGGGGCGGGGGTCTTCCTCGCGGCCCGCTGGGCCCTGGCACGGCGGTTCGCCCCGTGA
- a CDS encoding ABC transporter ATP-binding protein, producing the protein MRTAEELGAAPAVSLDGATRIFCGKPAVDRLTLRVPPGTCLVLLGANGAGKTTTLRLVAGLLPPTCGSVRVEGLEVRDHLRRVKERVGMVPQDDALDPDLSAAENLWFHARYAGLGGPRARAAAARVLERVGLADRAGARVGQLSSGLRRRLVLARALLCAPGILLLDEPTRGLDGGSRERFLDTLQELKASGTTLVLATHDRDEADLLGDRAVLLDRGRLAGQGAPGELAGRAPLLRVAGGKS; encoded by the coding sequence ATGCGGACCGCTGAGGAGCTCGGGGCCGCTCCTGCGGTCTCCCTCGACGGGGCCACCCGCATCTTTTGTGGGAAACCCGCCGTGGATCGCCTGACGCTGCGGGTGCCGCCGGGAACCTGCCTGGTCCTGCTCGGCGCCAACGGCGCGGGAAAGACCACCACCCTGCGCCTCGTCGCGGGACTCCTTCCCCCTACCTGCGGCTCCGTTCGGGTAGAAGGGCTGGAGGTGCGCGACCACCTGCGACGCGTCAAGGAACGGGTGGGGATGGTGCCCCAGGACGACGCCCTGGATCCGGACCTGAGCGCAGCCGAGAACCTGTGGTTTCACGCGCGGTATGCCGGCCTCGGGGGTCCCCGGGCCCGTGCCGCCGCGGCTCGCGTCCTGGAGCGGGTGGGTCTCGCCGACCGGGCGGGGGCGAGGGTGGGTCAGCTCTCCTCGGGCCTTCGCCGCCGCCTCGTACTGGCCCGGGCGCTGCTTTGCGCACCCGGAATCCTGCTCCTGGACGAGCCCACCCGGGGTCTCGACGGGGGCAGTCGCGAACGGTTCCTGGATACCCTTCAGGAGCTCAAGGCCTCGGGAACGACCCTGGTGCTCGCCACCCACGACCGGGACGAGGCCGACCTTCTGGGAGACCGGGCGGTGCTCCTGGACCGGGGCCGGCTGGCGGGGCAGGGAGCGCCCGGCGAGCTGGCCGGCCGGGCCCCGTTGCTGCGGGTAGCCGGTGGGAAATCGTAG
- a CDS encoding ABC transporter substrate-binding protein, translating into MGPLGRALAAALLLAAPCPAPGGEAAALRIASLSPGATEILFALEAGGLVAAVSRHCDHPVEARLKPKAGDFNRPDLEALTALGPDLVVLSEYGRPGDEEALEEAGLRALVLPARNVAEVGEAIRRLGRLTQREERAEELVAEIEAALVEVGARLAGLPEVDRPRVYLEVDGPARLYAVGPGSFMDDLIRAAGGRNAFGDRRVPYFAVDPGEVAAAEPDVILIDHPFQYKGGVAKRPGWSGLSAVRNARVYDRTDFDIVLVNRPGPRIGEAVRVLSRLLHPEVCHADR; encoded by the coding sequence GTGGGCCCGCTAGGCCGGGCCCTCGCCGCGGCCCTGCTCCTGGCGGCCCCGTGCCCGGCGCCGGGGGGCGAAGCCGCCGCGTTGCGCATCGCCTCCCTCTCCCCCGGGGCGACCGAGATCCTCTTCGCCCTGGAGGCGGGAGGCCTGGTGGCGGCCGTCTCGCGCCACTGCGACCACCCGGTGGAGGCCCGCCTCAAGCCCAAGGCCGGCGACTTCAACCGCCCGGACCTGGAGGCCCTCACGGCCCTGGGCCCCGACCTGGTGGTGTTGAGCGAATACGGGAGGCCGGGAGACGAGGAGGCCCTGGAGGAGGCGGGGCTTCGGGCCCTCGTGCTCCCTGCCCGGAACGTGGCCGAGGTGGGCGAGGCGATCCGGCGCTTGGGGCGGCTCACGCAGAGGGAGGAGCGGGCCGAGGAGCTCGTAGCGGAGATCGAGGCGGCCCTCGTAGAAGTGGGCGCCAGGCTGGCCGGGCTCCCGGAGGTGGACCGCCCCCGGGTGTATCTGGAGGTGGACGGCCCCGCCAGGCTCTACGCCGTGGGCCCCGGCTCCTTCATGGACGACCTGATCCGGGCCGCCGGGGGCCGAAACGCCTTCGGGGACCGGAGGGTCCCCTACTTCGCCGTGGACCCCGGCGAGGTGGCGGCGGCCGAGCCGGACGTCATCCTGATCGACCACCCCTTCCAGTACAAGGGCGGGGTCGCCAAGCGCCCGGGCTGGTCCGGGCTCTCCGCCGTGAGGAACGCCAGGGTCTACGACCGCACCGACTTCGACATCGTGCTCGTCAACCGGCCCGGCCCCCGCATCGGGGAGGCCGTGCGGGTGCTGAGCCGCCTGCTCCACCCGGAGGTTTGTCATGCGGACCGCTGA